From the Primulina tabacum isolate GXHZ01 chromosome 15, ASM2559414v2, whole genome shotgun sequence genome, one window contains:
- the LOC142527381 gene encoding uncharacterized protein LOC142527381, with translation MAAVSVLAIILLLQSCFGTSNSAPLFENVCQESDLCGKGNCLASNNSAFGYKCECDSGWKQSGDTGDESLKFLPCVIPNCSWNNSCVNASAPAPNNDKPTSSFLDPCFWTDCGPGKCVKTSVFRSTCLCEDGFYNLFNATNFPCYKQCAFGVDCTSLGINLGNGSTSSSTAIPSTSYGISLIRRAGVVSLSSVMTILAVVVCHCIQTYSYGVNFEF, from the exons ATGGCTGCGGTTTCTGTTCTTGCAATCATTCTCCTTCTTCAATCTTGTTTTGGCACATCCAATTCCGCCCCCTTGTTTG AAAATGTTTGCCAAGAAAGTGATCTGTGTGGGAAGGGAAATTGCTTAGCTTCGAATAATAGCGCTTTTGGTTATAAATGCGAATGCGATTCTGGTTGGAAACAAAGTGGTGATACAGGCGATGAATCTCTCAAGTTCTTGCCTTGTGTGATTCCCAATT gTTCATGGAACAACAGCTGCGTCAATGCCTCTGCACCGGCGCCGAACAACGACAAGCCTACTTCATCATTCTTGGATC CATGCTTCTGGACCGATTGTGGACCTGGGAAATGCGTGAAAACCTCGGTTTTCAGATCCACTTGCCTATGTGAAGACGGCTTCTACAATTTGTTCAATGCCACTAATTTCCCATGCTACAAACAAT GTGCATTCGGAGTGGATTGCACAAGTCTTGGAATCAACTTGGGCAACGGATCAACTTCATCTTCCACTGCAATCCCCAGTACTAGCTACG GAataagcttgatcaggagggcCGGAGTTGTTTCTCTGAGTAGCGTGATGACAATTTTGGCCGTGGTTGTGTGCCACTGTATTCAAACATACAGTTATGGagtaaatttcgaattttaa